In Taeniopygia guttata chromosome 7, bTaeGut7.mat, whole genome shotgun sequence, a single window of DNA contains:
- the ACTR3 gene encoding actin-related protein 3 → MAGRLPACVVDCGTGYTKLGYAGNTEPQFIIPSCIAIKESAKVVDQAQRRVLKGVDDLDFFIGDEAIEKPTYATKWPIRHGIVEDWDLMERFMEQVIFKYLRAEPEDHYFLLTEPPLNTPENREYTAEIMFESFNVPGLYIAVQAVLALAASWTSRQVGERTLTGTVIDSGDGVTHVIPVAEGYVIGSCIKHIPIAGRDITYFIQQLLREREVGIPPEQSLETAKAVKERFSYVCPDLVKEFNKYDTDGTKWIKQYTGINAISKKEFTIDVGYERFLGPEIFFHPEFANPDFTQPISEVVDEVIQNCPIDVRRPLYKNIVLSGGSTMFRDFGRRLQRDLKRTVDARLKLSEELSGGRLKPKPIDVQVITHHMQRYAVWFGGSMLASTPEFYQVCHTKKDYEEIGPSICRHNPVFGVMS, encoded by the exons GTATACAAAGCTCGGATATGCGGGTAATACTGAACCCCAGTTCATTATCCCTTCAT GTATTGCTATCAAAGAGTCTGCAAAAGTGGTGGATCAAGCACAAAGGAGGGTTTTGAAAGGTGTGGATGATTTAGACTTCTTCATTGGGGACGAAGCAATAGAAAAACCAACTTATGCAACCAAG TGGCCTATCCGCCATGGTATAGTTGAAGACTGGGACTTGATGGAGAGGTTTATGGAACAAGTAATCTTTAAGTATTTAAGGGCAGAACCTGAGgaccattattttcttttg ACTGAGCCTCCATTAAATACTCCAGAAAATAGAGAATATACTGCTGAAATCATGTTTGAGTCTTTCAACGTTCCAGGGCTATATATTGCTGTTCAG gctGTCCTTGCCTTAGCTGCATCTTGGACATCAAGACAAGTAGGAGAGCGAACACTGACTGGCACAGTTATAGACAGTGGAGATGGTGTCACTCATGTTATTCCTGTG GCTGAAGGATATGTGATTGGCAGCTGTATCAAACACATTCCAATTGCTGGCAGAGATATCACATACTTCATTCAGCAGTTGCTGAGGGAGAGAGAAGTAGGAATTCCTCCTGAACAGTCCTTGGAAACAGCTAAAGCAGTGAAG GAGCGCTTTAGTTATGTTTGCCCTGACTTAGTAAAAGAATTTAACAAGTATGACACAGATGGTACAAAGTGGATTAAACAATATACTGGAATTAATGCTATCTCAAAGAAAGAATTTACCATTGATGTTGGTTATGAGAGATTCCTGGGGCCAGAGATTTTCTTCCATCCTGAG TTTGCTAATCCTGACTTCACGCAACCAATCTCAGAAGTAGTAGATGAAGTTATTCAGAATTGTCCCATTGATGTTAGACGTCCTCTATATAAG AATATTGTCCTCTCTGGAGGCTCAACCATGTTCAGGGACTTCGGTCGCCGTTTACAGCGAGACTTGAAAAGGACTGTTGATGCCAGGCTGAAACTTAGTGAAGAACTTAGTGGTGGCAGACTGAAG CCGAAGCCCATTGATGTCCAGGTCATTACACACCATATGCAGAGATATGCAGTCTGGTTTGGAGGATCAATGCTGGCTTCCACA CCTGAATTCTACCAAGTATGCCATACCAAAAAAGATTATGAAGAGATTGGCCCTAGCATCTGTCGTCACAACCCTGTGTTTGGAGTCATGTCTTAA